Proteins encoded together in one Paracoccus sp. SMMA_5_TC window:
- a CDS encoding polysaccharide biosynthesis/export family protein, with amino-acid sequence MSLLGAMLLVAACGLPRSGPTKGEILAGSVAKGGSSHIVHVDDRVNRAANYSPAYGFSADFRSAGTVGADVIRPGDVLGLSIWENVDDGLLASMGSSSTQLQQLQVDSQGYIFVPYAGRIRAAGNSPDELRRIITQKLETQTPDPQVMVTRVAGDGATVSVMGKVNAQGVYPIERPTRTLSSMLSKAGGVSVEPEVAVVTVKRGNASGKVWLRDLYSNSRNDIALRPGDVILVEEDQRSFTALGALGGQTKVPLGNEQVNAIEAVAMVGGLSTTLADPKGVFVLRNEPQSVARAVLGRSDIYGDQRVAYVLDLTKPDGLFLARDFVIRDGDTVYVTEAPFVQWSKTLNSILTPVTQVGTASSSLD; translated from the coding sequence ATGAGCCTGCTGGGTGCCATGCTGCTGGTAGCGGCCTGCGGGCTTCCGAGGTCGGGCCCCACCAAGGGCGAGATTCTCGCCGGCTCGGTCGCCAAGGGTGGCAGTTCGCATATCGTTCATGTGGACGATCGCGTGAACCGGGCTGCCAACTATTCACCTGCCTATGGCTTCAGCGCCGATTTCCGCTCGGCCGGAACCGTGGGGGCCGACGTGATCCGGCCCGGCGATGTGCTGGGCCTGTCGATCTGGGAAAACGTCGATGACGGCCTGCTGGCCTCGATGGGTTCCAGTTCGACCCAGTTGCAGCAGCTGCAAGTCGACAGCCAGGGTTATATCTTCGTGCCTTATGCCGGGCGCATCCGTGCCGCCGGCAACAGCCCCGACGAACTGCGCCGCATCATCACCCAGAAACTGGAAACCCAGACCCCGGATCCGCAAGTCATGGTGACCCGCGTTGCCGGCGATGGCGCCACCGTGTCGGTCATGGGCAAGGTCAACGCCCAGGGCGTCTATCCGATCGAGCGCCCGACCCGCACGTTGTCATCGATGCTGTCCAAGGCGGGCGGCGTCAGCGTCGAACCCGAAGTTGCGGTGGTCACCGTCAAGCGCGGAAATGCCAGTGGCAAGGTCTGGCTGCGCGACCTGTATTCCAACTCGCGCAACGATATTGCCTTGCGCCCAGGCGATGTGATCCTGGTCGAAGAGGATCAGCGCAGCTTCACCGCCCTGGGCGCCTTGGGGGGCCAGACCAAGGTGCCGCTGGGCAACGAACAGGTCAATGCGATCGAAGCGGTTGCCATGGTCGGCGGGCTCAGCACCACCCTGGCCGACCCCAAGGGCGTTTTCGTGCTGCGGAACGAACCGCAATCCGTGGCTCGGGCAGTGCTGGGTCGGTCTGACATCTATGGCGATCAACGGGTGGCCTATGTCCTGGACCTGACCAAACCCGATGGTCTGTTCCTGGCGCGTGATTTCGTCATCCGCGACGGTGATACCGTCTATGTCACCGAAGCCCCCTTCGTGCAGTGGAGCAAGACGCTGAATTCGATCCTGACCCCCGTCACCCAGGTGGGCACGGCAAGCAGCTCGCTGGACTAA
- the ribD gene encoding bifunctional diaminohydroxyphosphoribosylaminopyrimidine deaminase/5-amino-6-(5-phosphoribosylamino)uracil reductase RibD: MAHALTLARRGHGNTWPNPAVGCVLVRDDVVVGRGWTQPGGRPHAEAMALAQAGAAARGATAYVTLEPCAHHGKTPPCAEALVRAGVVRVVSALTDPDPRVAGRGHAMLRQAGICVTENICARQAGRDQVGFLTRITRGRPMLTLKLASSFDGRIATASGESQWITGPAARRHAHMLRLTHDAVMVGGETARIDRPTLNVRGLGRVRQPVRVIVSNRDLPPLPPEDSAHGPLWHLRGSVADVMSELGRRGVTRVLCEGGGKLAASLLAADMVDQLVGYCAGITLGGDGLPTIASLGLNRLADAPRFELVELRSLGGDVLHRWQRA; the protein is encoded by the coding sequence ATGGCGCATGCGCTGACGCTGGCGCGGCGCGGGCATGGCAATACCTGGCCCAATCCTGCGGTTGGCTGCGTGCTGGTGCGCGATGACGTCGTCGTTGGGCGCGGTTGGACACAACCCGGCGGACGCCCCCATGCCGAGGCTATGGCGTTGGCCCAGGCGGGCGCAGCCGCGCGTGGGGCAACTGCCTATGTCACGCTTGAACCCTGCGCCCATCACGGCAAGACCCCGCCCTGCGCCGAAGCCCTGGTGCGGGCCGGTGTCGTGCGGGTGGTTTCGGCCCTGACCGATCCTGACCCGCGGGTGGCGGGTCGGGGGCACGCAATGCTGCGTCAGGCCGGCATCTGCGTTACCGAAAATATTTGTGCCAGGCAGGCAGGCCGGGATCAGGTGGGGTTCCTGACCCGCATCACGCGCGGGCGTCCGATGCTGACGCTGAAGCTGGCCAGCAGCTTCGATGGCCGCATCGCCACAGCCAGTGGGGAAAGCCAATGGATTACCGGCCCCGCAGCGCGCCGCCATGCCCACATGCTGCGCCTGACGCATGATGCGGTGATGGTCGGAGGAGAGACGGCGCGCATAGACCGCCCGACATTGAACGTGCGCGGTCTGGGTCGGGTGCGCCAGCCTGTGCGCGTGATCGTTTCAAACCGTGACCTGCCGCCCTTGCCGCCCGAGGACAGTGCGCACGGGCCTTTGTGGCATCTGCGGGGATCGGTCGCTGACGTCATGTCCGAGCTTGGAAGGCGCGGAGTCACCCGTGTCTTGTGCGAGGGTGGCGGGAAACTGGCGGCAAGTTTGCTGGCGGCGGATATGGTCGACCAGCTTGTCGGCTATTGTGCCGGGATCACGCTGGGTGGGGATGGCTTGCCGACCATTGCGTCGCTGGGCTTGAATCGGCTGGCTGACGCCCCGCGTTTCGAATTGGTCGAACTGCGGTCGCTGGGCGGCGATGTGCTGCATCGCTGGCAGCGGGCCTGA
- a CDS encoding TRAP transporter substrate-binding protein: MTETTQLGRRAFLTRATIGGATAAAGAALAAPAIAQEMPEVKWRLASAFPKSLDTIYGGAEVLSKHLAEATGGKFQLQVFAAGEIVPGLQAQDAVTEGTVEACHTVSYYSWGKDPTFALGAAVPYALSARAMNAWQYHGGGIDLFNEFLATHNIFGLPGGNTGAQMGGWFRKEINTVADIKGLKIRVGGFAGKVMERLGAVPQQIAGGDIYPALEKGTIDASEWVGPYDDQKLGFYKVAPYYYYPGWWEGGPTVHFFFNKGKYEELPDNYKALLRTACQATDANMLQKYDHLNPIALKELVAAGAQLRPFSAEILDACYKAANEVYAEIEATNPAFKKIWESIKTVRNDWYLYNQTAEYTYDTFMMIQQRNGTL, translated from the coding sequence ATGACTGAAACGACCCAGCTTGGCCGGCGCGCTTTCCTGACGCGCGCAACCATTGGCGGCGCCACCGCCGCTGCCGGGGCGGCCCTGGCTGCGCCCGCGATCGCCCAGGAAATGCCCGAAGTGAAGTGGCGACTGGCCTCGGCCTTTCCGAAATCGCTCGACACGATCTATGGCGGCGCCGAGGTGCTGTCCAAACATCTGGCAGAGGCGACCGGCGGCAAGTTCCAGTTGCAGGTCTTTGCAGCTGGCGAAATCGTCCCCGGCCTGCAAGCCCAGGATGCCGTCACCGAAGGCACGGTCGAGGCCTGCCACACCGTTTCCTATTACAGCTGGGGCAAGGATCCCACCTTTGCCCTGGGCGCGGCGGTTCCCTATGCGCTGTCGGCACGGGCGATGAACGCCTGGCAATATCATGGCGGCGGGATCGACCTGTTCAATGAATTCCTTGCGACGCACAACATCTTCGGTCTGCCCGGAGGCAATACCGGTGCGCAGATGGGCGGTTGGTTCCGCAAGGAAATCAACACCGTCGCCGATATCAAGGGCCTCAAGATCCGCGTCGGCGGCTTTGCCGGCAAGGTGATGGAGCGTCTGGGCGCGGTGCCGCAACAGATTGCCGGTGGCGATATCTATCCGGCGCTGGAAAAGGGCACCATTGACGCCTCGGAATGGGTTGGCCCCTATGACGATCAGAAGCTGGGCTTCTACAAGGTGGCACCCTATTACTATTATCCGGGCTGGTGGGAAGGTGGGCCGACGGTCCATTTCTTCTTCAACAAGGGCAAGTATGAAGAACTGCCCGATAACTACAAGGCTCTGCTGCGCACGGCGTGCCAGGCGACCGACGCCAACATGCTGCAGAAATATGACCATCTGAATCCGATCGCCTTGAAGGAACTGGTGGCGGCGGGCGCCCAACTGCGCCCCTTCAGCGCCGAAATCCTGGACGCCTGCTACAAGGCCGCCAACGAGGTCTATGCCGAGATCGAGGCGACCAACCCCGCCTTCAAGAAGATCTGGGAATCGATCAAGACGGTTCGCAACGACTGGTATCTTTATAACCAGACTGCCGAATATACCTACGATACCTTCATGATGATCCAGCAGCGCAACGGCACGCTGTAA
- a CDS encoding capsular polysaccharide biosynthesis protein has product MHLSETQAAGQPLARRLFVCNGGFLTAPRLRRILALAGWSVRLGLPGPDDHVGVWGNSPTAWRGRALAKARRARLVHVEDAFLRSVLPGRARGRVARRGPIGLMIDPHGIHFDPSRPSVIDACLSRDMDAETLARARDCIDRLIAADVSKYNIHLPEENAPPPGYVLVIDQTRGDASLMGADRHDFLRMLDRARAENPDLPLIVRTHPETASGLRPGHFLTADLRPGEAICDTPVSPWRLLAGARQVYAMSSLLGYEAVLAGHRPRIFGKPFYAGRGLTQDEQPVPDRQPATVEALFAASHLLAPTWYDPCRDRLTDFETVLSQLEAEARAWRQDRNGHRAYGIRLWKRPLIARFFGNGRGVRFCARPGPDITLAWAGKASACPNALRIEDGFLRSRGLGAALVPPLSLVADDLGIYYDPGRESRLERLMATPLTPQQKRRAQALHERLLSARLTKYNLGGPLPALPTGHRILVPGQVQDDASVRLGGGAIRDNLSLLQLVRAHRPQSVVIYKPHPDVQAGLRPGAISADELRGVADVVVTDADMDRLLAAVDEVWTITSTTGFEALLRGLPVTTVGAPFYAGLGLTNDLGPVPSRRQAGADMLRLIHAALIAYPRYHDPVSDLPCPVEVVVDRLCEDHPHEAGGRVLRILAKLQGLFSTHAWLWRR; this is encoded by the coding sequence ATGCACCTGTCTGAAACCCAGGCCGCCGGGCAACCCCTTGCCCGGCGGCTTTTCGTCTGCAACGGCGGCTTTCTTACCGCACCGCGCTTGCGTCGCATCCTGGCTCTTGCGGGCTGGTCGGTGCGTCTTGGCCTGCCCGGGCCGGACGATCATGTCGGTGTCTGGGGAAACAGCCCGACAGCATGGCGCGGGCGGGCACTGGCCAAGGCACGCCGCGCACGGCTTGTGCATGTCGAGGACGCATTCCTGCGTTCGGTCCTGCCTGGCCGGGCAAGGGGCCGGGTCGCGCGACGGGGGCCGATCGGTTTGATGATCGATCCGCACGGGATTCACTTTGACCCGTCGCGTCCCTCGGTGATCGACGCCTGTCTGTCGCGCGACATGGATGCCGAAACCCTTGCACGAGCGCGCGATTGCATCGATCGGCTGATCGCGGCGGATGTGTCGAAATACAATATCCACCTGCCCGAGGAAAATGCGCCGCCGCCGGGCTACGTGCTGGTGATCGACCAGACCCGAGGCGACGCATCGCTGATGGGGGCGGACCGGCACGATTTCCTGCGAATGCTGGACCGGGCGCGTGCCGAAAATCCTGATCTGCCGCTGATCGTCCGCACCCATCCGGAAACCGCCAGCGGTCTGCGGCCCGGTCATTTCCTGACTGCCGATCTGCGCCCGGGCGAGGCGATATGCGACACGCCGGTATCGCCCTGGCGCCTGCTGGCTGGCGCCCGCCAGGTTTACGCAATGTCGTCCCTGTTGGGATACGAGGCCGTCCTGGCCGGTCACCGGCCGCGCATTTTCGGCAAACCCTTTTACGCCGGACGGGGGTTGACCCAGGACGAGCAACCCGTGCCGGACCGCCAGCCCGCCACGGTCGAGGCGCTGTTTGCTGCAAGCCACCTGCTTGCGCCGACCTGGTATGATCCTTGCCGCGACCGGCTGACCGATTTTGAAACCGTCCTTTCCCAACTTGAAGCCGAAGCCCGCGCCTGGCGCCAGGACCGAAACGGACACCGCGCCTATGGCATCCGGCTATGGAAGCGCCCGCTTATCGCCCGCTTTTTCGGTAATGGCCGGGGCGTGCGCTTTTGCGCGCGCCCGGGTCCGGACATTACCCTGGCCTGGGCTGGCAAGGCCAGCGCCTGCCCCAACGCCTTGCGCATCGAGGATGGCTTCCTGCGGTCCCGGGGGCTGGGCGCGGCGCTTGTTCCACCCCTGTCGCTGGTCGCAGACGATCTTGGCATCTATTACGATCCTGGTCGCGAAAGCCGCCTTGAACGTCTGATGGCAACGCCCCTGACACCGCAGCAAAAGCGTCGGGCGCAAGCACTGCACGAACGTCTGCTGTCGGCAAGGCTGACCAAATACAATCTGGGCGGTCCGCTGCCCGCCCTGCCGACAGGTCATCGCATCCTGGTGCCTGGTCAGGTGCAGGATGACGCTTCGGTCCGGCTGGGGGGCGGAGCGATAAGGGACAATCTTTCCTTGTTGCAGCTTGTTCGGGCCCATCGACCGCAATCCGTCGTGATCTATAAACCGCACCCCGACGTTCAAGCCGGCCTGCGGCCGGGCGCAATTTCCGCAGACGAGCTGCGCGGCGTTGCCGATGTCGTGGTGACCGATGCCGATATGGATCGACTGCTGGCAGCGGTGGACGAGGTCTGGACCATCACCTCGACCACAGGGTTCGAGGCATTGCTGCGCGGTCTGCCCGTGACCACTGTTGGCGCGCCCTTCTATGCCGGGTTGGGGCTGACCAACGACCTTGGTCCGGTGCCATCGCGCCGTCAGGCAGGTGCCGACATGCTTCGGCTGATCCACGCCGCATTGATCGCCTATCCCCGCTATCACGACCCGGTCAGCGACCTGCCCTGCCCTGTCGAGGTCGTGGTGGACCGTCTATGCGAAGATCACCCGCATGAAGCCGGGGGGCGCGTCTTGCGTATCCTCGCCAAATTGCAGGGTTTGTTCAGCACCCACGCCTGGCTTTGGCGGCGCTAG
- the nrdR gene encoding transcriptional regulator NrdR: protein MRCPFCGNVDTQVKDSRPAEDNVAIRRRRFCPACGGRFTTYERVQLRDLVVVKSSGRREDFDRSKLERSIRIAMQKRPIEPERIDQMISGIVRRLESMGDTDVPSKIIGEIVMEALARIDTVAYVRFASVYKNFQAADDFDKFVSELRPGAVEE, encoded by the coding sequence ATGCGGTGCCCGTTCTGCGGAAATGTCGATACCCAGGTCAAGGATTCGCGTCCTGCCGAGGATAACGTGGCAATTCGTCGCCGGCGGTTCTGCCCGGCCTGTGGCGGTCGGTTCACCACCTACGAACGGGTTCAGTTGCGGGATCTGGTGGTGGTCAAGTCCAGCGGGCGGCGCGAGGATTTCGACCGCAGCAAGCTGGAGCGATCGATCCGCATCGCCATGCAGAAACGCCCGATCGAACCCGAGCGGATCGATCAGATGATTTCCGGCATCGTGCGACGTCTGGAGAGCATGGGCGACACGGACGTGCCCTCGAAAATCATCGGCGAAATCGTGATGGAGGCGCTGGCGCGCATCGATACCGTTGCCTATGTCCGCTTTGCCAGTGTCTACAAGAATTTTCAGGCAGCCGATGATTTCGACAAGTTCGTGTCGGAACTGCGCCCGGGTGCCGTCGAGGAATGA